A genomic segment from Nitrospira sp. encodes:
- a CDS encoding Transcriptional regulator, Fis family, which produces MRKVDLSYRTLLSVTNVLNSQQNRQNLFRAVTEQLAKVVRWERAGITVYDLEADAFRFYAVETNLPKVVLRSDAMIPRAQSAVGWVYDHQCVHVRPRLQEEQLFIEDKCYLQEGLGRMINLPMVVQDSCLGTLNIGSVEAGLPDPDDVEFLQQVATQIGFAIAHVNAYEEINRLREQLARENVYLTEELKTTQNYDMVVGRSQVFGRVLSLANQAAPTTATVLITGETGTGKEVLARAIHEQSPRRDRAFVRLNCAALPAGLIESELFGHERGAFTGAAQQRVGRFELATGGTLFLDEIGEMSLEAQAKLLRVLQDGMVDRIGGTKSIPVDVRVIAATNTDLQAAIQRGRFRSDLYYRLNVFPIHMPSLRERPEDIPILARHFMRFHAQRLKRPCRDFDGPTMERLVRYEWPGNVRELENLIERGLILCHDLVLRIDPAMGDVRLSAEVSPRRTLQDEERHHILQALTLADWRIEGPSGAAEQLGLAPSTLRSRMYRLGIRRSPHS; this is translated from the coding sequence GTGCGTAAAGTCGATCTGAGCTACCGAACCCTTCTCTCCGTGACCAATGTGCTGAATTCCCAGCAAAATAGACAGAACCTCTTCCGCGCGGTGACCGAGCAATTGGCCAAAGTCGTGCGATGGGAACGGGCGGGCATCACGGTATATGACCTGGAGGCCGATGCATTCCGGTTTTATGCGGTCGAAACGAATCTCCCCAAAGTCGTGCTGCGCAGTGATGCGATGATTCCACGCGCGCAAAGTGCTGTTGGATGGGTCTATGACCATCAATGTGTGCACGTACGTCCTCGTTTGCAGGAAGAACAACTGTTCATCGAAGATAAATGTTATTTGCAGGAAGGTCTTGGGCGGATGATCAATCTTCCCATGGTCGTGCAGGACTCCTGCCTCGGGACGTTGAATATCGGCAGCGTCGAAGCGGGTCTCCCGGATCCTGACGATGTGGAGTTTCTTCAGCAGGTGGCGACGCAGATAGGGTTTGCGATCGCGCATGTCAACGCTTACGAAGAAATCAATCGTTTGCGCGAGCAACTGGCGCGGGAAAACGTCTACCTGACCGAAGAGTTAAAAACAACGCAAAATTACGATATGGTCGTAGGGCGAAGCCAAGTGTTCGGCCGGGTGCTTTCGCTGGCTAACCAGGCAGCCCCGACGACGGCCACCGTCCTGATTACCGGAGAAACCGGGACCGGAAAAGAGGTGTTGGCCCGTGCCATTCACGAACAGAGCCCTCGACGAGATCGGGCATTCGTGCGCCTCAACTGTGCTGCGTTGCCGGCCGGTCTCATTGAAAGCGAATTGTTCGGCCATGAGCGCGGCGCCTTTACCGGTGCAGCTCAACAACGTGTCGGGCGTTTCGAATTGGCCACCGGGGGCACCTTGTTTCTCGATGAGATCGGTGAAATGTCGTTGGAGGCGCAAGCTAAGCTGTTGCGTGTGCTGCAGGATGGCATGGTCGACCGAATCGGTGGGACAAAGTCGATTCCGGTCGATGTGCGGGTGATCGCCGCGACGAATACCGATCTGCAAGCGGCGATTCAGCGAGGGAGGTTTCGCAGCGATTTATATTATCGATTGAACGTTTTTCCTATTCACATGCCTTCCTTGCGGGAGCGTCCGGAAGATATTCCGATTCTCGCCAGACATTTCATGCGCTTTCATGCGCAGCGGTTGAAGCGTCCTTGCCGTGATTTCGATGGGCCGACAATGGAGCGATTGGTGCGCTATGAATGGCCGGGCAATGTACGAGAGCTTGAAAATCTCATCGAGCGAGGGTTGATCCTCTGTCATGATCTCGTCCTTCGCATTGATCCGGCCATGGGTGACGTGCGGCTATCGGCGGAGGTGAGCCCTCGACGCACCCTTCAAGATGAAGAGCGTCACCATATTCTTCAGGCACTCACATTGGCGGATTGGCGCATCGAAGGTCCGAGCGGAGCTGCGGAACAACTGGGATTGGCGCCCAGCACACTTCGTAGTCGCATGTATCGTTTGGGGATTCGTCGTTCTCCACATTCATAA
- a CDS encoding Outer membrane factor (OMF) lipoprotein associated wth EmrAB-OMF efflux system, protein MTGSTTARRLRIGLGVGCALFFGSCAWIPKGDPPAEYLEPPEMKETLEEVTSRLQQWPEDRWWEQFGNPELNELIETALKDNPGLKHASARLRQAEALVKVEGARLLPFMEAEASLTYERISQHGVFAALNPEVGGIRIAYGIINPLSFRYEFDFWGKNRAMLEAALGHAAAEEAETAEVRLRLTAGIARAYFRGQALQQQLNVVKTIVGIRRDLQKLAETRFRLGLDNDQPVKIAVADYEAAFKRQAAVRDQLDVQRHLLARLAGKGPDEAIHLFAKPRVVVPNQIAAPDHLSIGLLVHRPDLAAALYRAHAASRMVKVAKTQFYPTIDLTGFVGFNALTLTKGTDKLANFLFSGQSFSYGLAPGLRMPWFEGGRLRGELGAQRAEYDAAVELYNDTLLDAMREVADSLSAWQTTKEMMESHRRLLASLGADWRLAKVRLVSGLDDDREVLRHQHPMLEQEYALRALESDQLVAAVDLIESLGGGYHNPDIEKRPNHNPS, encoded by the coding sequence ATGACAGGTTCCACGACGGCGCGCCGGCTGCGGATCGGTCTCGGGGTCGGCTGCGCGCTGTTCTTCGGCAGTTGTGCCTGGATCCCGAAGGGCGATCCGCCGGCCGAGTATCTCGAACCGCCGGAGATGAAGGAGACGCTGGAAGAGGTGACGAGCCGGCTTCAGCAATGGCCTGAGGACCGGTGGTGGGAACAGTTCGGCAATCCAGAACTGAACGAGCTGATCGAAACGGCCCTCAAGGACAATCCCGGACTGAAACATGCCTCGGCCAGGCTACGCCAGGCGGAAGCGCTCGTGAAGGTCGAAGGGGCGCGACTCTTGCCGTTTATGGAAGCCGAGGCGTCTCTCACCTATGAGCGCATTTCACAACACGGTGTCTTTGCCGCTCTGAATCCGGAGGTGGGCGGCATAAGAATCGCGTACGGGATCATCAACCCGTTGAGCTTCCGGTACGAATTCGATTTCTGGGGGAAGAATCGCGCCATGCTCGAGGCGGCCTTGGGGCATGCGGCAGCCGAGGAGGCGGAAACCGCAGAGGTGCGTTTGCGGCTGACCGCCGGCATTGCACGCGCGTACTTCCGCGGACAAGCGCTCCAGCAGCAGCTCAATGTAGTGAAGACCATCGTCGGAATCCGGCGTGATCTCCAGAAGCTGGCGGAGACTAGGTTCCGACTCGGCCTGGACAACGACCAGCCGGTGAAGATCGCCGTGGCCGATTATGAAGCGGCCTTCAAACGGCAGGCAGCGGTTCGCGACCAACTGGATGTCCAGCGTCATTTGCTTGCCAGATTGGCGGGAAAGGGACCGGATGAGGCGATCCATTTGTTTGCGAAGCCACGAGTGGTTGTTCCCAATCAGATTGCGGCGCCCGACCACCTGTCCATCGGTTTGTTGGTCCATCGCCCAGACCTGGCTGCGGCCCTCTATCGAGCCCACGCCGCGTCGCGGATGGTCAAGGTCGCCAAGACACAATTCTATCCCACGATCGACCTGACGGGATTCGTGGGGTTCAATGCCTTGACGTTGACGAAGGGCACGGACAAACTTGCCAATTTCCTCTTCAGCGGTCAGAGCTTTTCGTATGGATTGGCTCCGGGGTTGCGCATGCCTTGGTTCGAAGGCGGCAGACTCCGGGGAGAGTTGGGGGCACAACGCGCCGAATATGACGCGGCGGTGGAGCTGTACAACGACACCTTGCTGGACGCGATGAGGGAGGTGGCCGACAGTTTGAGCGCCTGGCAAACGACCAAGGAAATGATGGAGTCTCACAGGCGCTTGCTCGCCTCGCTCGGCGCGGACTGGCGGCTGGCGAAGGTACGGCTCGTCAGCGGTCTCGACGACGATCGCGAGGTGTTGCGCCATCAACATCCGATGTTGGAGCAGGAATACGCTTTGAGGGCGTTGGAGAGCGATCAGTTGGTCGCCGCCGTCGATCTCATCGAATCGCTGGGCGGGGGCTATCACAATCCGGACATCGAAAAACGGCCGAATCACAACCCGAGTTAA
- a CDS encoding Respiratory nitrate reductase alpha chain produces the protein MMQLSRRQFLKISAGTVAAVAVADKVLALTALQPVIEVGNPLGEYPDRSWERVYHDQYRYDSSFTWCCSPNDTHGCRIRAFVRNGVVMRVEQNYDHQTYEDLYGNRGTFAHNPRMCLKGFTFHRRVYGPYRLKGPLMRKGWKQWMDDGSPELTPDVKRKYKFDSRFLDDLNRVSWDTAFTYVAKGAILIATRYSGEAGARRLREQGYAPEMIEMMKGAGVRCFKHRAGMPVLGIIGKMMNTRFNGGCLPLLDSWIRKVDSDKAQGGKYYTNYTWHGDQDPSHPFWNGTQNCDVDLSDMRFSKLNTSWGKNFTENKMPEAHWKLESIERGARIVVMTPEYNPTAYRADYWIPVRPETDGANFLGASKIIFDENLQDIDYIKEFTDLPLLIRTDTLQYLDPRDVIADYKFPDFSKSYSGRIQSLKPEQIERLGGMMVWDLAKNQAVPLHREQCGFHFKASGIDVGLTGTYRVKLLNGREIDVMPLYQMYQVHLQDYDLDTTHQITRAPKDLIVRWARDSGTIKPAAMHNGEGVCHYFHMTEMGRAAAFVMTITGNIGKFGTGCHTWSGNYKAGIWNAVPWSGAGLAVHTGEDPFNLTLDPNAHGKEIKTRSYYYGEEVGYWNHGDTALIVNTPKYGRKVFTGKTHMPCASKVRWVTNVNILNNSKHHYDMVKNVDPNIEMIVTQDIEMTSDVNHADVAFACNSWMEFTYPEMTGTVSNPWIQIWKGGIRPLYDTRNDADTFAGVAAKLSEMTGDARFRGVFHFVYMNRVDVYPQRMLDASSTCYGYSADVMLKSEKGWMVMGRTYPRHPLWEETNESKPQWTRSGRIETYRIEPEAIEYGENFIVHREGPECTPYLPNAIMTSNPYVRPDDYGIPITAQHHDDKTVRNLKLPWQEIKRHPNPLWEKGYQFYCVTPKTRHRVHSQWSVNDWVQIYESNFGDPYRMDKRTPGVGEHQLHINPQAAKDRGINDGDYVFVDGNPVDRPYRGWKPSDPFYKVSRLMIRAKYNPAYPYHVTMAKHAPYVSTAKSVKGHETRPDGRAIAVDTGYQSNFRYGAQQSFTRNWLMPMHQTDSLPGKHTIAWKFKWGFTIDHHGINTVPKECLIRITKAEDGGIGARGPWEPVRTGFTPGQENEFMIKWLKGEHIKIKV, from the coding sequence ATGATGCAATTGTCACGGAGACAGTTTCTCAAGATCTCGGCGGGTACCGTCGCGGCCGTGGCCGTGGCGGACAAAGTCCTCGCGCTGACCGCGTTGCAACCGGTCATCGAGGTGGGGAACCCGCTGGGCGAGTATCCGGACCGGTCGTGGGAGCGGGTGTATCACGACCAGTATCGGTATGACTCGTCCTTTACGTGGTGCTGCTCCCCGAACGACACGCACGGGTGCCGCATCCGGGCCTTCGTCCGGAACGGCGTCGTGATGCGTGTGGAGCAGAACTATGACCACCAGACCTATGAAGACCTCTACGGCAACCGCGGTACGTTTGCGCACAATCCGCGCATGTGCTTGAAGGGGTTCACCTTCCATCGGCGCGTGTACGGGCCCTATCGCTTGAAGGGGCCCTTGATGCGGAAGGGCTGGAAGCAGTGGATGGACGATGGCTCGCCCGAGCTGACCCCGGATGTGAAGCGCAAGTACAAATTCGACAGCCGGTTCCTCGACGACCTGAATCGGGTCTCGTGGGATACGGCCTTCACCTATGTGGCCAAAGGCGCCATTCTCATTGCCACGCGGTACAGCGGCGAGGCGGGGGCCCGCCGACTCCGGGAGCAGGGGTATGCGCCGGAAATGATCGAGATGATGAAGGGCGCGGGCGTGCGCTGCTTCAAACATCGAGCCGGCATGCCGGTGCTCGGTATCATCGGCAAGATGATGAACACCCGCTTTAACGGCGGATGCCTGCCGCTGCTGGACTCCTGGATCCGTAAGGTGGATTCGGATAAGGCGCAAGGCGGCAAATATTATACGAACTATACCTGGCACGGCGACCAAGATCCGTCCCATCCGTTCTGGAACGGGACGCAGAACTGCGACGTGGACCTCTCGGACATGCGCTTCTCCAAGCTGAACACCAGCTGGGGCAAGAACTTCACTGAGAACAAGATGCCGGAAGCGCACTGGAAGCTCGAGTCGATCGAGCGCGGCGCGCGGATCGTCGTCATGACGCCGGAATACAACCCGACGGCCTACCGCGCCGACTACTGGATTCCTGTGCGGCCGGAGACCGATGGGGCGAACTTCCTCGGTGCCAGCAAGATTATCTTCGATGAAAATCTGCAGGACATCGACTACATCAAGGAATTCACCGACTTGCCGCTGCTCATTCGGACGGATACCTTGCAGTATCTCGATCCGCGTGACGTGATTGCGGACTACAAGTTCCCGGATTTCTCCAAGAGCTATTCGGGGCGCATCCAGTCGTTGAAGCCGGAACAGATTGAACGGCTCGGCGGCATGATGGTGTGGGACTTGGCCAAGAACCAAGCGGTCCCCCTGCACCGGGAACAGTGCGGCTTCCACTTCAAGGCGAGCGGGATCGACGTCGGCCTGACCGGCACCTATCGGGTGAAGTTGCTCAATGGCCGTGAAATCGACGTGATGCCGCTGTATCAGATGTATCAGGTGCACCTCCAGGACTACGACCTGGACACCACGCACCAAATCACACGAGCCCCGAAGGACCTCATCGTTCGGTGGGCGCGGGATTCGGGGACGATCAAGCCGGCCGCCATGCACAACGGCGAAGGCGTCTGCCACTATTTCCACATGACGGAAATGGGGCGGGCGGCGGCGTTCGTGATGACCATCACGGGTAACATCGGCAAGTTCGGCACCGGATGCCATACCTGGTCCGGCAACTACAAGGCTGGGATCTGGAACGCCGTGCCGTGGTCGGGTGCGGGGTTGGCGGTGCATACGGGAGAGGATCCGTTCAATCTGACCTTGGATCCGAACGCCCACGGCAAAGAGATCAAGACTCGCTCCTATTACTATGGGGAAGAAGTCGGCTACTGGAACCATGGGGATACGGCCTTGATCGTCAACACGCCGAAGTACGGACGCAAGGTGTTCACCGGCAAGACCCACATGCCGTGCGCCAGCAAAGTGCGCTGGGTGACCAACGTGAACATTTTGAATAATTCCAAGCACCACTATGACATGGTGAAGAACGTCGATCCGAACATCGAGATGATCGTCACGCAAGACATCGAGATGACCTCGGACGTCAACCATGCGGACGTGGCGTTTGCGTGTAACTCGTGGATGGAGTTCACCTATCCAGAAATGACCGGCACGGTCTCCAACCCGTGGATTCAGATCTGGAAGGGAGGGATTCGTCCGCTGTACGACACCCGGAACGACGCCGACACCTTTGCCGGTGTGGCCGCGAAGCTGTCAGAAATGACCGGCGATGCCCGGTTCCGCGGGGTCTTCCACTTCGTCTACATGAACCGGGTCGATGTCTATCCGCAGCGGATGCTGGATGCCAGCTCCACCTGCTACGGGTACAGCGCCGACGTCATGTTGAAGTCGGAAAAGGGCTGGATGGTGATGGGGCGGACCTATCCGCGGCATCCGCTCTGGGAGGAGACCAACGAGTCCAAGCCTCAGTGGACGCGGTCGGGCCGCATCGAGACCTACCGCATCGAGCCGGAAGCCATTGAGTACGGAGAGAACTTCATCGTCCACCGGGAAGGCCCGGAGTGTACGCCGTACTTGCCGAATGCGATCATGACCAGTAACCCGTACGTCCGACCGGACGACTACGGAATTCCCATCACGGCGCAGCACCATGACGACAAGACGGTGCGGAACCTCAAGCTGCCGTGGCAGGAAATCAAGCGGCATCCGAACCCGTTGTGGGAGAAGGGCTACCAGTTCTACTGCGTCACGCCCAAGACCCGGCACCGGGTGCACAGCCAATGGTCGGTGAACGACTGGGTGCAGATCTACGAGTCGAACTTCGGCGATCCGTACCGCATGGACAAACGGACACCGGGCGTCGGCGAGCACCAGTTGCACATCAACCCGCAGGCGGCGAAAGACCGCGGCATCAACGACGGCGACTACGTCTTTGTCGACGGGAACCCGGTGGACCGGCCCTATCGCGGCTGGAAACCCTCGGATCCGTTCTACAAGGTGTCGCGGTTGATGATCCGGGCCAAGTACAACCCGGCCTATCCGTACCACGTCACGATGGCGAAACATGCCCCGTACGTGTCGACGGCGAAGTCGGTGAAGGGCCACGAGACGCGGCCGGACGGGCGCGCCATCGCGGTGGACACCGGCTATCAGTCCAACTTCCGGTACGGCGCCCAACAGTCGTTCACACGGAATTGGCTGATGCCGATGCACCAAACCGACTCTCTCCCCGGCAAACATACGATTGCCTGGAAGTTCAAATGGGGCTTTACCATCGATCACCATGGCATCAACACGGTGCCGAAGGAATGCTTGATCCGCATCACGAAGGCGGAAGACGGCGGCATCGGAGCCCGTGGTCCGTGGGAACCGGTCCGGACCGGGTTTACGCCGGGTCAGGAAAACGAGTTCATGATCAAGTGGCTCAAGGGGGAACATATCAAGATCAAGGTCTAG
- a CDS encoding Respiratory nitrate reductase beta chain: MPEVYNWQLGRKMLYPYEERHPKWQFAFVFNINRCLACQTCSMADKSTWLFSKGQEYMWWNNVETKPYGGYPQFYDVKITQLIEQVNPGGQVWNVRVGRKHHAPYGVFEGMTIFDAGAKVGQAAIGYIPTDQEWRFVNIYEDTATSMRAIVENIDKSGFTRDEPWKLTGSSLPEHETYFFYLQRICNHCTYPGCLAACPRKAIYKRPEDGIVLIDQNRCRGYKKCVEQCPFKKPMYRGTTRVSEKCIACYPRIEGKDPLTGGEPMETRCMAACVGKIRMQSLVRIGEDGLWAEDRWHPLYYAIRVEQVALPLYPQWGTEPNGYYIPPRHAPRGYNRQMFGPGVDNAIEKYLVPSRELLAVLQLWRASQQIIFRYDVIPGPKVFETQIHGKRFDMYNDTVLGFNKSGKEVARIQVEEPIYIRPAERVNWL; this comes from the coding sequence ATGCCAGAAGTCTATAACTGGCAACTGGGACGGAAGATGCTGTATCCGTATGAGGAGCGGCATCCGAAGTGGCAGTTTGCCTTTGTGTTCAACATCAATCGCTGTTTGGCGTGTCAGACCTGTTCGATGGCCGACAAGTCGACCTGGCTCTTCTCGAAGGGGCAGGAGTACATGTGGTGGAACAACGTGGAGACGAAGCCCTACGGCGGGTATCCGCAGTTCTACGACGTGAAGATCACCCAGCTCATCGAGCAGGTGAATCCGGGCGGGCAGGTGTGGAACGTGCGGGTGGGCCGCAAGCACCATGCGCCGTACGGGGTGTTCGAAGGGATGACGATTTTCGACGCGGGGGCCAAGGTGGGCCAGGCGGCGATCGGGTACATCCCCACGGACCAGGAATGGCGGTTCGTGAATATCTATGAAGACACGGCGACCTCGATGCGGGCCATTGTCGAGAACATCGACAAGTCGGGCTTCACGCGGGACGAACCGTGGAAGCTTACCGGCAGCAGCCTGCCGGAGCACGAGACGTACTTCTTCTATCTGCAGCGGATCTGCAACCACTGCACGTATCCTGGGTGTCTGGCGGCCTGTCCGCGGAAGGCGATCTACAAGCGGCCGGAAGACGGCATCGTGTTGATCGACCAGAACCGGTGCCGAGGGTACAAGAAGTGCGTGGAGCAGTGCCCGTTCAAGAAGCCGATGTACCGGGGCACGACCCGGGTGTCGGAGAAGTGTATCGCCTGTTATCCGCGGATCGAGGGGAAGGACCCCTTGACAGGCGGTGAGCCGATGGAAACGCGCTGTATGGCGGCCTGCGTGGGGAAGATCCGCATGCAGAGCCTGGTGCGGATCGGCGAAGACGGGCTGTGGGCGGAAGACCGGTGGCATCCGCTGTACTACGCGATCCGCGTGGAGCAGGTGGCGTTGCCGCTGTACCCGCAGTGGGGCACGGAGCCCAACGGGTACTACATTCCGCCGCGGCATGCGCCGCGGGGCTACAACCGGCAGATGTTCGGGCCGGGGGTGGACAACGCGATCGAGAAGTATCTCGTGCCGAGTCGGGAACTGTTGGCGGTGCTCCAACTCTGGAGAGCCAGCCAGCAGATCATCTTCCGGTACGACGTCATTCCGGGCCCGAAGGTGTTTGAGACCCAGATCCACGGGAAGCGGTTCGACATGTACAACGATACCGTGCTGGGCTTCAACAAGTCGGGCAAGGAAGTGGCGCGGATTCAGGTCGAAGAGCCGATCTATATTCGGCCGGCCGAACGCGTGAACTGGCTGTAG
- a CDS encoding Multidrug efflux system EmrAB-OMF, membrane fusion component EmrA, with the protein MTTTTTSETNPAPSSGSLRIHPKAIRASRNRRLLLVALLILVASVGYFVYWWTHDRHWVKTDNAYVTGNLVPVAAQASGIITQVLFEETQFVNRGDLMIRLDEHLAYAALGRARGRLGEEVRRVAALFMTRKQLAEKLKSRTARLGLAEHDMERYQKASPSGAVSKQIVQNTRDVIASLEAEVRETQAELDTLDAQIGGTTVAAHPAVEFAKHQLIDAHLEYARQQVRAPVSGYVAKRKAQVGDRVQPGAPLMTIVPLDHLWVEANLRETELQHVRPGQPALVNVSLYGSKQTFHGTVEGLVPGSGSPFALLPPDNSTGNFIHIVERVPVRIALPAEELREHPIRPGLSTVTSINITESGQSVWSSLATASTHEYETDVYADELPSAESMANEVMATNLVVANEIEQSDLLFTQEGEESVAPIKGRYGRPGKEFAPDARSRSVQSGVEPAQPFAPRRSPDLGLSTAPLTPSVGPSTGSLGPEAGRNPAGLKFGRERDRGRQAF; encoded by the coding sequence ATGACCACTACGACAACGTCGGAAACGAATCCAGCTCCTTCATCCGGTTCACTCAGAATTCACCCCAAGGCCATTCGTGCCAGCCGGAATCGCCGGTTGCTGCTCGTCGCTTTGCTGATCCTGGTCGCCTCCGTCGGGTATTTCGTCTACTGGTGGACACACGACCGACACTGGGTCAAGACCGACAACGCCTACGTCACGGGCAACCTGGTGCCGGTCGCGGCGCAAGCCTCCGGTATCATCACGCAGGTGCTGTTCGAGGAGACGCAATTCGTGAACCGAGGCGACCTGATGATTCGTCTCGATGAGCACCTGGCCTACGCGGCCTTGGGTCGCGCCCGCGGACGATTGGGTGAAGAGGTTCGGCGCGTCGCCGCCCTGTTCATGACGAGGAAGCAGTTGGCGGAAAAATTGAAGTCGCGAACCGCACGCTTGGGCCTGGCTGAACACGACATGGAACGCTATCAAAAGGCCTCTCCGAGCGGCGCGGTTTCCAAGCAAATCGTGCAAAACACGAGGGATGTAATCGCGTCCTTGGAAGCCGAGGTGCGGGAGACGCAGGCCGAGCTCGATACGCTCGATGCGCAGATCGGAGGCACGACGGTCGCGGCACACCCGGCCGTCGAATTCGCCAAGCATCAGCTCATCGACGCGCATCTGGAGTATGCTCGTCAACAAGTTCGGGCTCCGGTGTCCGGATACGTAGCCAAACGCAAGGCGCAAGTGGGAGACCGTGTGCAACCCGGCGCTCCGCTCATGACGATCGTGCCGCTGGACCATCTCTGGGTCGAGGCGAATTTGCGGGAAACGGAACTGCAGCACGTCAGGCCGGGGCAGCCGGCCTTGGTGAACGTGAGCCTGTACGGGTCGAAGCAGACCTTCCATGGCACCGTCGAGGGTTTGGTGCCGGGTAGCGGTAGTCCGTTCGCGCTGCTTCCGCCGGACAATTCCACGGGCAATTTCATCCACATCGTCGAGCGTGTGCCGGTGCGCATCGCGCTGCCGGCGGAGGAGCTGCGTGAACATCCGATCAGACCGGGACTTTCGACGGTGACGAGCATCAACATCACCGAGTCCGGCCAATCCGTCTGGTCGTCTTTGGCGACGGCGTCGACACACGAATACGAAACCGATGTCTACGCGGATGAGCTGCCCTCGGCGGAATCCATGGCGAACGAGGTGATGGCGACGAATCTCGTCGTCGCGAACGAAATCGAACAATCCGACTTGTTGTTTACTCAAGAAGGCGAAGAGAGCGTTGCGCCGATAAAAGGACGATACGGAAGACCGGGGAAGGAATTCGCTCCGGATGCTCGAAGCCGTTCCGTTCAATCAGGCGTTGAGCCGGCGCAGCCCTTTGCGCCGCGTCGGAGTCCGGATCTCGGTCTCTCCACTGCACCGTTAACTCCGTCCGTTGGTCCCAGTACCGGGTCGTTGGGGCCTGAGGCTGGGCGGAATCCTGCCGGTTTAAAATTTGGCCGCGAACGAGATCGTGGACGGCAAGCGTTTTAG